From a single Phalacrocorax aristotelis chromosome 1, bGulAri2.1, whole genome shotgun sequence genomic region:
- the HTR1F gene encoding 5-hydroxytryptamine receptor 1F, with protein sequence MDLINSTEQNGTSEELFKWVTSKILISITLSVLALMTTAINSLVMTAIIVTRKLHHPANYLICSLAVTDFLVAVLVMPFSIVYIVKETWIMGQVVCDIWLSVDITCCTCSILHLSAIALDRYRAITDAVEYARKRTPRHAGIMIAVVWTISIFISLPPLFWRHQTTSRDDECIIKHDHIVFTIYSTFGAFYIPLALILILYYKIYKAAKTFHRRSVSRIVREEVNGQVLLDAGERSTKSASMPSTVEKTSDPLVDCDKTNITIRSPRSESKHEKSWKKQRISSTRERKAATTLGLILGAFVICWLPFFVKEVVVNTCERCHISEDMSNFLAWLGYINSLINPLIYTIFNEDFKKAFQKLVRCRQ encoded by the coding sequence ATGGATTTAATAAACTCAACTGAACAAAATGGTACATCAGAAGAACTATTCAAATGGGTGACATCCAAGATTCTAATTTCCATCACCCTGTCTGTGCTTGCACTAATGACAACAGCCATCAATTCTCTCGTGATGACTGCAATAATTGTAACAAGAAAGCTCCACCACCCTGCCAACTATTTAATCTGCTCTCTTGCAGTGACTGATTTCCTTGTGGCAGTCCTAGTGATGCCCTTCAGCATTGTCTACATTGTAAAGGAGACCTGGATCATGGGGCAAGTGGTGTGTGACATTTGGCTGAGCGTGGACATTACATGCTGCACATGTTCCATCTTGCATCTCTCTGCCATTGCTTTGGACCGGTACAGAGCAATCACGGATGCTGTGGAATATGCACGGAAAAGGACACCTAGGCATGCTGGCATCATGATTGCAGTGGTATGGACCATATCCATTTTCATCTCCCTGCCACCTTTGTTTTGGCGGCACCAGACGACCAGCAGAGATGACGAATGCATTATCAAACATGACCACATTGTTTTCACCATTTACTCTACATTTGGTGCCTTCTACATCCCGCTGGCCTTGATTCTGATCCTTTATTACAAGATATACAAGGCAgcaaaaacatttcacagaagaAGTGTCAGCCGGATTGTAAGGGAGGAGGTAAACGGACAAGTCCTTTTGGACGCAGGTGAAAGAAGCACCAAATCGGCTTCAATGCCCAGCACAGTGGAGAAGACATCAGATCCCCTGGTGGACTGTGATAAAACCAACATCACCATACGAAGCCCCAGGTCTGAATCTAAGCACGAAAAGTcctggaaaaaacagagaatCTCTAGCACAAGAGAGCGAAAGGCAGCAACTACGCTGGGTCTGATCTTGGGGGCATTTGTGATCTGCTGGCTCcctttttttgtaaaagaagtAGTTGTTAATACCTGTGAAAGATGTCACATCTCAGAAGACATGTCTAATTTCCTAGCATGGCTGGGATATATAAATTCCCTGATTAACCCTCTCATCTACACAATCTTTAATGAAGATTTCAAGAAAGCCTTCCAGAAGCTTGTGCGGTGTAGGCAATAA